The genomic segment AGAACGGCCAATATGCCTTGAAGGTCAACAGTTTCCTCGCCCAAACAGAAGCAGAGATGCAATAGGAGTCAATAAATGAGCGAATCCGATCAAGCAGACGAGGGACAGGTTTCGGATGACGACTGGGCAGCAGCCATGGGAGAGCAAAGCGCCGTCGAAGCCCCTCAGGCCCAACCGGCCGCCTTTGAACAGTTTTTAGGTGGCAATGACAAGTCCCAAGTAACCCAGGACTTCGACATGATCCTGGACATCCCGGTGCACCTCACCGTGGAGCTGGGACGCACCCGCATTCCCATCCGTAACCTGCTGCAATTAGCCCACGGCTCCGTGGTCGAGCTGGATGGACTGGCTGGTGAACCCCTTGATGTCCTGATCAATGGCACCCTGATTGCTCAGGGGGAAGTCGTAGTGGTCAATGACAAGTTCGGCATCCGCCTGACCGATGTCATTACCCCCTCGGAACGCATGAAGAAGTTGCACCGCTAACACCCGATAAGCCCCGGCTTTTCATTGTTGATTCGGCGGCTGCGTCGAGGTCGGCGGTCTATGCTTGCGCCGTTATCCTGAGGCTGCCGCCCATGCGACGCTATTTCCCCATCACGGCCCTGTACCTCGCCCTGCTATCCCCGGCAGCCCAGGCCCAGAACCCGCCGGCGACACCCGACCTGGGTACCGGCCTGCTGCAAATGGTTCTGGGCTTCAGCCTGATCCTGGCGTTGCTGTTGGGTAGCCTGTGGCTACTGAAAAGACTTTCCGCCCCCCAGGGAGCCGCCAACCGACTGCTGAAGGTCGTGGCTGCCATCGGGGTAGGCCCCCGGGAGCGGGTGGTAGTGGT from the Denitratisoma oestradiolicum genome contains:
- the fliN gene encoding flagellar motor switch protein FliN; its protein translation is MSESDQADEGQVSDDDWAAAMGEQSAVEAPQAQPAAFEQFLGGNDKSQVTQDFDMILDIPVHLTVELGRTRIPIRNLLQLAHGSVVELDGLAGEPLDVLINGTLIAQGEVVVVNDKFGIRLTDVITPSERMKKLHR
- the fliO gene encoding flagellar biosynthetic protein FliO, with the protein product MRRYFPITALYLALLSPAAQAQNPPATPDLGTGLLQMVLGFSLILALLLGSLWLLKRLSAPQGAANRLLKVVAAIGVGPRERVVVVEVNEKWLVLGVAPGSITTLHELPRQVGAAQAPSPLPEFAARLKRILDRDNAS